A stretch of bacterium DNA encodes these proteins:
- a CDS encoding thermonuclease family protein yields the protein MDKSAIRPDDGDSFFYKNITIRVLGIDTPEIIHEEHGIFEDQPYGRKAAQMTREILARAKTIEYLPFKNDGYGRLLAHVFVDGELLSVLLIRAGLAYETVTYYGDNGFPDLAERIRKAACGSGLPPFEPPWKWRREHQVKVGGRNTH from the coding sequence ATGGATAAGTCAGCTATTCGTCCGGATGATGGAGATTCATTCTTTTATAAGAATATTACCATCCGTGTCCTGGGGATAGATACCCCAGAGATTATTCACGAAGAACACGGTATCTTTGAGGATCAACCTTATGGTCGAAAGGCAGCCCAAATGACCAGGGAAATCTTGGCCAGGGCTAAGACCATTGAATATTTACCCTTTAAAAATGACGGGTATGGACGGCTTCTGGCGCATGTATTTGTCGATGGAGAACTTCTTTCTGTGCTTTTGATCAGGGCAGGGCTGGCTTATGAGACAGTGACTTATTATGGAGACAATGGCTTCCCTGATTTAGCGGAAAGGATTCGGAAGGCGGCCTGTGGGTCTGGCCTGCCGCCTTTTGAGCCTCCCTGGAAGTGGCGGCGGGAACATCAGGTTAAGGTAGGCGGCCGTAACACCCATTAG
- the hisS gene encoding histidine--tRNA ligase, with the protein MDSFKAPRGTRDILPEEVGLWQHIEEVAGKVFASYGYQEIRTPIFEVTELFARGIGETSDIVNKEMYTFADRKGRNLTLRPENTASVVRAVIEHGMLTGLPLRLYYLGPMFRYERPQAGRSRQFHQLGTEAMGSSAPGLDAEVITMVVHLLQDIGLTGLEVQINSVGCFGCRGQYRQSLVDYFGQFKEDLCPDCQVRLERNPLRILDCKASVCSGLKEKAPPISDSLCQDCSSHLGEVTRYLKLFGIDYTRNPKLVRGLDYYTRTAFEVVDYGLGAQNAVAAGGRYDNLIEEMGGRPTPAMGFAAGCERLVLCLKERQSPATTTPVPDLLLAAVGLSSDEYPIKLLQELRRAGLSVLFDWEKRGLKAQLKMANRTGVKQALILGPDEWDRQVAILKDMETGKQKEIILKEVADKLKEKS; encoded by the coding sequence ATGGATTCATTTAAGGCCCCGCGAGGGACAAGGGATATTTTGCCGGAAGAGGTCGGCCTCTGGCAGCACATAGAAGAAGTGGCCGGAAAGGTCTTTGCCTCTTACGGGTATCAGGAGATTCGGACGCCGATCTTTGAAGTCACCGAGCTATTTGCCAGAGGGATAGGTGAAACAAGCGATATTGTCAATAAAGAGATGTATACCTTTGCTGACCGCAAGGGACGAAATCTGACCCTCAGGCCGGAGAATACGGCCTCTGTAGTTCGGGCCGTAATAGAGCACGGCATGTTGACCGGGCTGCCTTTGAGGCTTTACTATCTTGGCCCGATGTTTCGGTATGAACGGCCCCAGGCCGGCCGGTCCCGGCAGTTCCACCAATTGGGCACAGAGGCCATGGGCAGTTCCGCCCCTGGCCTGGACGCCGAGGTTATTACCATGGTGGTGCATCTCTTGCAGGACATCGGCCTTACCGGACTGGAGGTTCAGATAAATAGCGTAGGTTGTTTTGGGTGCCGGGGGCAATACCGGCAGAGCCTGGTTGACTATTTCGGTCAGTTCAAAGAAGACCTCTGCCCTGATTGTCAGGTCCGGTTGGAACGTAATCCGCTCCGCATCTTAGACTGTAAGGCCTCTGTTTGTTCCGGACTCAAGGAAAAGGCCCCGCCGATCAGTGACTCCCTGTGTCAGGATTGCTCTTCTCATTTAGGAGAGGTCACCAGATACCTGAAGTTATTTGGCATTGACTACACCCGAAATCCAAAACTGGTGAGGGGCTTAGACTACTACACCCGAACGGCCTTTGAGGTGGTTGACTACGGCCTCGGCGCCCAGAATGCCGTAGCCGCCGGTGGAAGATACGATAATCTCATTGAAGAGATGGGTGGCCGTCCTACGCCGGCTATGGGTTTTGCCGCGGGCTGCGAGAGATTGGTCTTGTGCCTGAAAGAGCGCCAGTCGCCGGCTACAACCACGCCTGTCCCGGACCTTCTGCTGGCGGCGGTCGGCCTTTCTTCTGATGAATACCCTATCAAGCTCCTTCAGGAACTCCGCCGGGCCGGACTATCCGTCCTCTTTGATTGGGAAAAACGGGGACTTAAGGCCCAACTGAAGATGGCTAATAGAACTGGGGTCAAACAGGCGCTTATCCTGGGGCCGGATGAGTGGGACAGGCAGGTAGCCATCCTTAAGGATATGGAGACAGGAAAACAGAAAGAGATTATTCTGAAAGAAGTGGCCGATAAATTAAAGGAAAAGAGCTGA
- the aspS gene encoding aspartate--tRNA ligase, whose protein sequence is MFNLKRTHSGGQLRLSDVGTEVILNGWVAKRRDHGGLVFIDLRERSGVVQVVFNPEHDQDSHLLAHQLRSEFVIAVKGRVEARPKDTVNLKLSTGEIEVMVSELEILNPAKTPPFPLEEETTTNEDLRLQYRYLDLRRPKLKENILARHRAYQAVRNYLAGEGLIEIETPMLIASTPEGARDFLVPSRLVPGSFYALPQSPQLFKQILMVAGLEGYFQIVKCFRDEDLRADRQPEFTQIDIEASFVDEEDIYRLIEGLLARVFKALLDIDISRPFPRLPYQEAMERFGTDRPDTRFGLELFDAAQLLGGAGFKVFDQVIERGGEVRGICVPGGAAFSRKDIDDLTAYAAIYGAKGLAYFKVTEEGLESPIAKFFNQEIKDKLIKLAEAKAGDIIFLVADKPSVVAQALANLRLHLAERLGLIPKDKFELLWVTDFPLLEYNEEEKRWAANHHPFTSPQETDYHLLETDPGKVKARAYDIVLNGVEIGGGSIRIHRQDIQEKAFSVLGITSEEARRKFGFLLEAFEYGAPPHGGIALGLDRLLAVLLGCESIRDVIAFPKTQSGACPLTNAPFEVEEKQLRELHLKIRP, encoded by the coding sequence ATGTTTAATCTAAAGCGAACACATTCCGGCGGACAACTGAGGTTGTCGGATGTGGGCACGGAGGTCATCTTGAACGGCTGGGTGGCCAAACGGCGGGATCACGGTGGGCTGGTCTTTATTGATCTGCGGGAAAGATCAGGCGTGGTCCAGGTGGTCTTTAATCCTGAACACGATCAGGACTCGCATCTCCTGGCTCATCAGCTTCGGAGTGAATTTGTCATTGCCGTGAAAGGCAGGGTGGAGGCCAGGCCTAAAGACACGGTCAATCTTAAGCTGTCTACGGGCGAAATCGAGGTAATGGTGAGCGAACTGGAGATACTTAATCCGGCCAAGACCCCCCCGTTCCCCCTTGAGGAGGAGACAACCACTAATGAGGACCTTCGGCTCCAATATCGATACCTTGATCTCCGACGACCAAAGCTCAAGGAAAATATCTTAGCCAGACACCGCGCCTACCAGGCCGTCAGGAACTATCTGGCCGGAGAAGGACTTATCGAAATAGAAACCCCTATGCTTATTGCCAGCACCCCTGAAGGGGCCAGGGATTTCCTGGTGCCCAGTAGACTTGTGCCAGGGAGTTTTTATGCCCTGCCCCAGTCTCCGCAACTATTTAAACAAATCCTGATGGTCGCCGGTCTGGAAGGGTATTTTCAGATCGTCAAATGCTTCCGGGATGAAGACCTGCGGGCTGACCGACAGCCGGAATTTACCCAGATCGACATTGAGGCCTCTTTTGTAGATGAAGAGGATATCTATCGGTTAATCGAGGGCCTGCTGGCCCGGGTGTTCAAGGCCCTGCTCGATATAGATATCTCTCGCCCTTTTCCCCGGCTGCCCTACCAGGAAGCAATGGAGAGATTCGGAACCGATCGGCCTGATACCAGATTCGGCCTGGAGCTTTTTGACGCCGCCCAGCTCTTAGGTGGCGCTGGCTTTAAGGTCTTTGACCAGGTCATTGAACGGGGCGGAGAAGTAAGGGGTATCTGTGTACCGGGTGGCGCCGCCTTCAGCCGCAAGGACATTGATGACCTGACCGCTTATGCGGCTATTTATGGGGCGAAGGGGCTGGCCTATTTCAAGGTTACGGAAGAAGGCCTGGAATCACCCATTGCCAAGTTCTTCAATCAGGAGATAAAAGATAAGCTGATTAAACTGGCTGAGGCCAAAGCAGGAGACATCATCTTCTTGGTGGCGGATAAACCATCGGTCGTGGCCCAGGCCCTGGCTAACCTGAGGCTTCATCTGGCGGAAAGGCTCGGCCTGATCCCTAAGGATAAATTCGAGCTGCTCTGGGTGACTGACTTCCCGCTGCTGGAATACAATGAAGAAGAGAAACGATGGGCGGCCAACCATCATCCCTTTACCTCCCCCCAAGAGACCGACTATCATTTACTGGAAACCGACCCAGGAAAGGTCAAGGCCAGGGCCTACGACATAGTCTTAAACGGCGTCGAGATCGGGGGAGGGAGTATCAGAATACACCGTCAGGACATTCAGGAGAAGGCCTTTTCTGTGTTGGGGATTACCTCTGAAGAGGCCAGACGCAAATTCGGTTTCCTCCTGGAGGCATTTGAATACGGCGCCCCGCCCCACGGAGGGATTGCTTTAGGTCTTGACCGCCTCTTAGCCGTGTTATTAGGCTGTGAATCTATTCGAGATGTCATTGCCTTTCCCAAGACCCAGAGTG